The genomic DNA GCTCGATCTCAAGCTCCAGCAATACATTGAAACGCTGCTGGCGGGCAGCCGTGCCGCCGTGGTGGTCACCGACCCGCGCACCGGCAGCATTCTGGCGCTGGTTTCCACGCCAAGCTACGATCCCAACCTATTCGTTGACGGTATTTCCAGCAAAGACTACAGCGGTCTGCTAAACGACCCGAATACCCCGCTGGTTAACCGCGCGACGCAGGGGGTTTACCCACCGGCATCGACGGTGAAACCGTATGTGGCAGTTTCCGCAATGAGCGCAGGCGTGATCAACCGCAATACCAGCCTGTTTGACCCGGGCTGGTGGCAGCTTCCCGGCTCAGAAAAACGCTACCGTGACTGGAAAAAATGGGGCCACGGGCACCTTAACGTCACCAAAGCGCTGGAAGAATCGGCGGATACCTTCTTCTACCAGGTCGCCTATGACATGGGGATCGACCGCCTGTCTGAGTGGATGAGTAAGTTTGGCTACGGCGACTATACCGGCATCGATCTGGCGGAAGAACGTTCCGGTAACATGCCGACGCGCGAATGGAAGCTGAAGCGCTTTAAGAAACCGTGGTATCAGGGCGATACCATTCCTGTCGGCATCGGCCAGGGCTACTGGACCGCGACCCCGATTCAGATGAGCAAAGCGCTGATGACCCTGATTAACGACGGCGTGGTGAAAATCCCTCACCTGCTGGCAAGCCGGGTCGAAGACGGTAAAAAAGTGCCGTGGACTCAGCCTGAAGAGCCGCCGATTGGCGACATTCATTCCGGCTACTGGGAAATTGCCAAAGACGGCATGTACGGCGTAGCCAATCGCCCGAACGGCACCGCGCATAAATACTTCGCCGGCGCACCGTATAAAATTGCGGCGAAATCCGGTACCGCGCAGGTCTTTGGCCTGAAGGCTAACGAAACCTATAATGCGCATCGTATTGCCGAGCGTCTGCGTGACCACAAACTAATGACC from Klebsiella sp. WP3-W18-ESBL-02 includes the following:
- the mrdA gene encoding peptidoglycan DD-transpeptidase MrdA; the protein is MKLQNSFRDYTAESALFVRRAVVAFLGILLLTGVLIANLYNLQIVRFTDYQTRSNENRIKLVPIAPSRGIIYDRNGTPLALNRTIYQLEIMPEKVDSVQQTIDGLRDVVDLSDDDIAAFKKERARSHRFTSIPLKTNLTEVQVARFAVNQYRFPGVEVKGYKRRFYPYGSALTHVIGYVSKINDKDVDRLDKDGKLANYAATHDIGKLGIERYYEDMLHGQTGYEEVEVNNRGRVIRQLKEVPPQAGHDIYLTLDLKLQQYIETLLAGSRAAVVVTDPRTGSILALVSTPSYDPNLFVDGISSKDYSGLLNDPNTPLVNRATQGVYPPASTVKPYVAVSAMSAGVINRNTSLFDPGWWQLPGSEKRYRDWKKWGHGHLNVTKALEESADTFFYQVAYDMGIDRLSEWMSKFGYGDYTGIDLAEERSGNMPTREWKLKRFKKPWYQGDTIPVGIGQGYWTATPIQMSKALMTLINDGVVKIPHLLASRVEDGKKVPWTQPEEPPIGDIHSGYWEIAKDGMYGVANRPNGTAHKYFAGAPYKIAAKSGTAQVFGLKANETYNAHRIAERLRDHKLMTAFAPYNDPQVAVAIILENGGAGPAVGTIMRQILDHIMLGDNNTDLPAENPAAAASEDQ